The Fibrobacter sp. genomic interval TAAAGCAAAAAACGCCCCTTTTGAGGGCGTTTTTAGGGGTATTTTTGGAAAAACTAGAATGCAAACTACGGTCTAAAATTTTTGACTTGAACGCCCTTGAATTCAAAACTTTCTTTGCCTGCGTAAATGACCGTTTTTTCTCCACACATTTCGGGATATTCCTTTTCAAAAACTCCAAAATTTTTGACGAATTCCGAATTGAAGGTTTCCGAGGACTTTATTTCAAAAGGAGTCAGGATTCTTCCAGTTTCTTCAACAAGGTCAATTTCCTTGCCGTCACTGGTTCTATAATACCAGAAATTTTTCTG includes:
- a CDS encoding DUF4143 domain-containing protein, whose amino-acid sequence is QKNFWYYRTSDGKEIDLVEETGRILTPFEIKSSETFNSEFVKNFGVFEKEYPEMCGEKTVIYAGKESFEFKGVQVKNFRP